Proteins from a single region of Pyrus communis chromosome 6, drPyrComm1.1, whole genome shotgun sequence:
- the LOC137736181 gene encoding protein SRC2-like yields MGQMTLEVELISAKGVKDVNFFTKMSVYAVVSVLDGDSHEQQKTKSFVSQNCGTHPTWNNFHMDFTVDGSLAQQSRLALSFKLICKRRLGDKYIGQVVAPIKELFDTMANPNSTMTFVAYHVITKPSSKPKGELHFSYKFYDKVAVSPAEPPFAWPQFQHEHTARGPPYVPRQPQYEDTALASPYVLPQTQYEYTATAPPYPPPQPRYKYTPSAPPLYGYTSTPPRYQFTASAPPLYG; encoded by the coding sequence aTGGGGCAGATGACACTAGAAGTGGAGCTCATCTCAGCCAAAGGCGTCAAAGACGTCAACTTCTTTACCAAGATGTCCGTCTACGCCGTCGTCTCCGTCCTCGACGGTGACTCCCATGAACAGCAGAAAACCAAATCCTTCGTATCCCAAAACTGCGGCACTCATCCCACCTGGAATAACTTTCACATGGATTTCACCGTTGACGGGAGTCTTGCCCAGCAGAGCCGCCTCGCCCTCTCCTTCAAGCTCATCTGCAAGCGCCGCCTCGGCGACAAGTACATTGGCCAAGTGGTTGCTCCCATTAAAGAGCTCTTTGACACCATGGCCAACCCCAACTCCACCATGACGTTCGTGGCTTACCATGTTATCACAAAACCCTCGAGTAAGCCCAAAGGTGAACTCCACTTCTCTTACAAGTTCTACGATAAAGTGGCGGTTTCACCGGCTGAACCGCCGTTTGCTTGGCCACAATTCCAACATGAACATACCGCACGGGGGCCACCGTATGTTCCAAGGCAACCTCAATATGAGGATACTGCACTGGCATCGCCTTATGTTCTGCCTCAAACCCAATATGAGTATACTGCAACGGCACCGCCATATCCTCCCCCACAACCCCGATATAAGTATACTCCATCTGCACCGCCACTATACGGATACACGTCCACGCCACCCCGATATCAGTTCACTGCATCTGCACCGCCACTGTATGGATAA
- the LOC137738421 gene encoding protein SRC2-like, which yields MEQRILELELISAKDIKDVNLISKMDVYAVVSLQGDDVSRAGKQKTKTKVSQGCGTHPTWNFHMKFVLDEYLIQQNRISLVFKLVCQRSLGDKDIGQVLVPVKELLDSVKADAASMKFVAYQVRMPSGKPKGELEFSYKFGDKVAASEATLTAASSKVNEPVTAYPVVGPSVQPVVGYGGYPPPVGSSAGPPPPGYEYPAPPQGYGYPPPPPGYGYPPPPPGYGYPGLPPAGYGYQPMQQPQPEAKKNFGMGLGAGVLGGLLGGMLIGDMVSDGGGCGGGF from the coding sequence ATGGAGCAGAGGATCCTAGAACTCGAACTCATCTCAGCCAAAGACATCAAAGACGTCAACCTCATATCCAAGATGGACGTTTACGCCGTCGTCTCCCTCCAGGGCGACGACGTATCTCGCGCCGGCAAGCAGAAAACCAAGACCAAAGTCTCCCAGGGATGCGGGACCCATCCCACCTGGAACTTCCACATGAAGTTCGTTCTCGACGAGTACCTAATTCAGCAGAACCGCATCTCCCTCGTCTTCAAGCTCGTCTGCCAGCGCAGCCTCGGCGACAAAGACATCGGCCAGGTCCTCGTCCCCGTTAAGGAGCTCTTGGATTCCGTTAAGGCTGACGCCGCCTCCATGAAGTTTGTCGCTTACCAAGTCAGAATGCCCTCAGGGAAGCCGAAAGGTGAGCTCGAGTTCTCATACAAATTTGGTGACAAAGTGGCGGCTTCAGAGGCGACGCTGACGGCGGCTTCGTCAAAGGTTAACGAGCCGGTAACGGCCTATCCGGTGGTTGGACCGTCAGTCCAGCCGGTGGTGGGGTATGGTGGATACCCACCTCCAGTTGGCAGCTCTGCCGGGCCTCCGCCACCTGGATACGAGTACCCAGCACCACCGCAGGGATACGGGTACCCGCCGCCGCCACCAGGGTATGGGTACCCGCCACCGCCACCAGGGTATGGGTACCCAGGGCTGCCACCTGCCGGGTATGGATACCAACCGATGCAGCAACCCCAGCCGGAAGCAAAGAAGAACTTTGGGATGGGGTTGGGAGCTGGAGTGTTAGGAGGGTTACTTGGTGGGATGCTAATTGGAGATATGGTATCTGATGGCGGTGGATGTGGTGgcggtttttag
- the LOC137737663 gene encoding vesicle-associated membrane protein 724-like: protein MTQESFIYSFVARGTMILSEYTQFTGNFPAIAAQCLQKLPSSNNKFTYSCDHHTFNFLVEDGYAYCVVAKDSVGKQISIAFLERVRADFRKRYGGGKADTAIAKSLNKEFGPVMKEHMKYIIDHAEEIEKLLKVKAQVSEVKSIMLENIDKAIDRGENLTVLVDKTEDLRSQAQDYKNKGTQIRRKMWYQNMKIKLVVFGILVLLVLVIWLSICHGFDCTN from the exons ATGACTCAGGAATCGTTCATCTACAGCTTCGTGGCCCGAGGTACGATGATCTTGTCGGAGTACACCCAGTTTACCGGCAACTTCCCTGCGATTGCGGCGCAGTGTCTCCAGAAGCTTCCTTCCTCCAACAACAAGTTCACCTACAGCTGCGATCACCACACCTTCAATTTCCTCGTGGAGGATGGATACG CATACTGTGTTGTTGCCAAAGACTCTGTTGGCAAGCAGATATCTATTGCATTTTTAGAACGAGTGAGAGCTGACTTCAGAAAAAGATATGGGGGTGGTAAAGCAGATACGGCTATTGCCAAAAGTCTTAACAAGGAATTCGG ACCAGTTATGAAAGAGCACATGAAATATATAATTGATCATGCTGAAGAGATTGAAAAACTATTGAAAGTGAAGGCGCAAGTTTCAGAAGTTAAAAGTATAATGTTAGAGAATATTGATAAG GCTATCGATAGAGGGGAAAACCTGACTGTTCTTGTTGACAAGACTGAAGATCTTCGTTCTCAG GCCCAAGATTACAAAAATAAGGGAACACAAATAAGAAGGAAAATGTGGTATCAAAACATGAAGATAAAGTTGGTCGTTTTCGGAATCCTCGTACTTCTGGTCTTGGTAATCTGGCTTTCTATTTGCCATGGATTTGACTGCACGAACTAG
- the LOC137736536 gene encoding flowering-promoting factor 1-like protein 3, which translates to MSGVWVFKNGVVRLVDGADSLQGSNSRPRKVLVHTPTDEVISSYAVLERKLYSLGWERYYDDPDLLQFHKRSTVHLISLPKDFNKFKSMHMYDIVVKNRNVFEVRDT; encoded by the coding sequence ATGTCTGGGGTTTGGGTTTTCAAGAATGGCGTCGTCCGGTTGGTGGACGGGGCGGATTCCTTGCAAGGCTCCAACTCTCGGCCACGCAAGGTGCTCGTCCACACTCCAACTGACGAGGTCATCAGCTCTTATGCCGTGCTCGAACGCAAGCTGTACTCACTCGGTTGGGAGAGATACTATGACGATCCAGACCTTCTTCAGTTCCACAAACGATCCACCGTCCATCTCATCTCTCTCCCCAAGGATTTCAACAAGTTCAAGTCCATGCACATGTATGACATTGTTGTTAAAAATCGCAATGTGTTTGAAGTGAGGGACACGTAG